Proteins from a genomic interval of Fodinicurvata sp. EGI_FJ10296:
- a CDS encoding DUF4169 family protein, which yields MTSVINLRQARKERKRRDKDDRAQQNRIIHGRTRAEKETVEKGRGLDNRRLDGHRLDGRLDGRLDGHARTGADVDDNEPASGA from the coding sequence ATGACGTCGGTTATCAATCTTCGACAGGCGCGCAAGGAGCGCAAACGACGGGACAAGGACGATCGCGCGCAACAAAACCGGATTATTCACGGCCGGACCAGGGCCGAAAAAGAAACAGTCGAAAAGGGACGGGGACTCGACAACCGCCGATTGGACGGCCATCGGCTGGACGGGCGGCTGGACGGGCGGCTGGACGGGCACGCCAGGACCGGGGCGGATGTCGATGACAACGAACCGGCATCCGGGGCATGA
- the rpmB gene encoding 50S ribosomal protein L28, translating into MARRCGLTGKGVQSGNNVSHANNKTRRRFLPNLQPVTLLSDSLKESFRMRLSANAIRTVEHRGGIDGFLLAARPSELSTDMRRLRGRVAKAVEARNSASA; encoded by the coding sequence ATGGCAAGACGGTGCGGTTTGACCGGAAAAGGCGTGCAGTCGGGCAACAACGTCAGCCACGCGAACAACAAGACCCGGCGTCGCTTCCTGCCGAACCTTCAGCCCGTTACGCTGCTGTCGGATTCGCTCAAGGAAAGCTTCCGGATGCGCTTGTCGGCCAACGCCATTCGCACGGTGGAACATCGCGGCGGCATCGACGGCTTCTTGCTGGCAGCGCGCCCATCGGAGCTGAGCACTGATATGCGTCGGCTTCGCGGCCGAGTTGCCAAAGCCGTCGAAGCGCGGAATTCTGCTTCGGCATAA
- a CDS encoding DUF1491 family protein gives MSDDRLPTHLFVMAHVRRFMAEGIDVAVVRKGDPGGGLVVLKLTKFDRQAGFGPGTETGPGPECRVFTQTRDPDGRMAWFGAQQGAFMPESEADSYIERAVNRDPDLWVVEIETADGTNPFEGNII, from the coding sequence ATGAGTGACGATCGGCTACCGACTCATTTGTTTGTCATGGCCCATGTACGCCGGTTCATGGCCGAAGGGATCGATGTCGCCGTTGTTCGCAAGGGTGACCCCGGCGGCGGCCTCGTGGTTCTGAAGCTGACCAAGTTCGATCGGCAAGCGGGTTTTGGCCCCGGAACAGAAACAGGACCCGGTCCGGAATGCCGGGTTTTCACCCAGACGCGCGATCCGGACGGCCGGATGGCCTGGTTCGGTGCCCAACAGGGGGCGTTCATGCCGGAATCGGAAGCTGACAGCTATATCGAACGGGCAGTCAATCGTGATCCGGATCTCTGGGTCGTTGAAATCGAGACGGCTGACGGAACGAATCCATTCGAGGGGAATATAATATAA
- a CDS encoding AsmA family protein — MKKALLILGLFIVGVVIAALVAPSFVNWNTYRDRLATQASAMLNREVTIGGDLEFRILPFPTLSVGDVSVANDRDGEYRNMLSMRDMDIRMSLMPILRGNVQIDRMILVEPVIAFERMPDETFNWSVLAAGQGLRDAVSLDRVTIENGTLHWRDHIDGAGGSFGSIFGQISAESLNGPFTAIGSLDAGGLSIALDSRMGRIGADGTASLDAGLGLDGASIDATLNGLVHWRQPRVDLEFTATGGDFSTLIRRVVEGGNWSSDDAGSIPDGVMPDRPFSLTGRLQGSPDGVGLQDASFTIDDTRIRGSVTYDTAIDPRIDVALATSRINLDALDIAPRAQTISRLIDAVAALGSDTGRNAPMVTLDLSAEAVTYRDALIRQFRFDGVAADGVLAINSLRTDLPGTTDISLVGTLREENERPFADLTLDGRSIDLRRLLSWLEVDLGDLPSDRLRRTAGSMTLRGWRDHITLTDIDVTVDTSTVRGSLDIRAPSSGASGPGADPGPDNLPGNEGATMPMLTADLFVDRLDLDAYGLTSMAARILQERIAVDWDGDIGNQIVAELSNGLGASNVSVLLSADHIVLGGHQMGGVEIDASIADGGMTVRRAVIDEINDGSVAISGSVDELRPLAGLDVLFNLETGAPGPFWTDAAIALFDAEPDLARRLTTDGVLAGHVRGDASAMEIALDARLAEVSASLRGLISDPLALKLSPTDVAEGSSPTSFDLSLRADHQDYAALLRLLGQDGAAEFIADGREAVVYADVIGTPHEVEIADIQADLAGLAVNGDGRLSIASGQAPQIEIALATSDIDADIYLPIIAAVTRRTVDGRNLPWSATVEIESSRWASEAADISVTAPAARLEFAQGAVTVDRLTGSVFGGDLSLAAGIGPSGATAEGAPEDARQAWMEGSLTGISVGSALRPLLGVRALEGEADLALSVHGNRDGQSRQSFSPESFDGSATVRWRDGGIRGMNIAAIDAALADRVGPVAFLERLQSATDRGSTSFEDATLTIGMTNGVLTFDDVELESPAAHATMRGTFDLSRWHLDLTTDFVFSDRPGAPPLSIRIAGSPESPTRQLQTGALQAFVAQQTADAIGRSINP, encoded by the coding sequence GTGAAAAAAGCGCTTCTCATCCTGGGGCTGTTCATCGTCGGTGTGGTGATCGCCGCCCTCGTCGCGCCGAGTTTCGTGAATTGGAACACCTATCGCGATCGTCTGGCAACACAAGCTTCGGCAATGCTGAATCGCGAGGTCACAATCGGTGGCGATCTGGAATTCCGCATTCTTCCCTTTCCTACATTGTCGGTCGGTGACGTGTCGGTCGCAAACGACCGCGATGGCGAATACCGGAACATGCTTTCGATGCGGGACATGGATATCCGCATGTCACTGATGCCGATATTACGGGGCAACGTGCAGATCGATCGGATGATCCTCGTCGAACCCGTCATCGCCTTCGAACGCATGCCGGACGAGACATTCAACTGGTCGGTACTCGCGGCCGGACAGGGGTTGCGTGACGCCGTATCCCTTGACCGGGTGACGATCGAGAACGGCACCTTGCACTGGCGGGACCATATCGACGGAGCCGGAGGCTCATTCGGGTCGATATTCGGCCAGATTTCGGCAGAAAGCCTGAATGGCCCGTTCACCGCCATCGGCAGTCTCGATGCCGGTGGCCTGTCGATCGCCCTCGACAGCAGGATGGGGCGGATCGGCGCAGACGGGACGGCATCGCTCGACGCTGGTCTGGGCCTCGACGGCGCCTCGATCGATGCAACTCTGAACGGCCTCGTCCATTGGCGCCAGCCGCGGGTCGATCTGGAGTTCACCGCCACCGGCGGCGACTTTTCCACCCTGATCCGACGCGTCGTGGAGGGGGGCAACTGGTCTTCCGATGACGCCGGTTCCATTCCGGACGGCGTCATGCCGGACCGGCCGTTCTCGCTCACGGGCCGCCTGCAGGGTTCACCCGATGGTGTCGGGCTTCAGGACGCATCATTCACGATCGACGATACGCGGATCAGGGGGTCGGTGACCTATGACACCGCGATCGATCCCCGAATCGATGTTGCATTGGCAACCAGCCGGATCAATCTGGATGCTCTGGACATCGCGCCCCGTGCGCAGACGATTTCACGTCTGATCGACGCAGTGGCGGCGCTGGGATCCGACACCGGGCGCAACGCACCCATGGTTACACTCGATCTCTCCGCCGAAGCCGTCACCTACCGTGACGCCCTGATACGCCAGTTCCGCTTCGATGGTGTGGCGGCGGACGGCGTGCTGGCGATCAACAGTCTGCGAACGGATTTGCCTGGCACAACGGACATATCTCTCGTCGGCACCCTGCGGGAAGAGAACGAGAGGCCCTTTGCCGATCTCACGCTCGACGGCCGCTCCATCGATCTGCGCCGGCTCCTTTCGTGGCTTGAGGTCGACCTCGGCGACCTTCCCTCCGACAGGCTGCGCCGGACCGCCGGATCCATGACGCTCAGGGGCTGGCGGGACCACATCACACTGACCGATATCGACGTCACCGTCGACACCAGCACCGTACGCGGATCGCTGGACATTCGGGCTCCCTCCTCCGGCGCCTCCGGGCCCGGAGCCGACCCCGGACCCGACAACTTGCCAGGGAACGAAGGGGCAACGATGCCCATGTTGACGGCAGACCTGTTCGTCGACCGGCTCGATCTGGACGCCTATGGCCTGACCTCGATGGCGGCGCGTATCCTTCAGGAACGAATTGCCGTGGACTGGGACGGCGACATCGGCAACCAGATCGTTGCCGAGCTGTCGAACGGACTTGGCGCAAGCAATGTCTCCGTCCTGTTGTCAGCCGATCACATCGTGCTCGGTGGGCACCAGATGGGCGGTGTCGAAATCGATGCCTCCATTGCCGACGGCGGGATGACGGTTCGGCGAGCCGTCATCGACGAGATCAACGATGGATCGGTCGCTATCTCGGGTTCGGTGGATGAACTGCGCCCGCTTGCCGGTCTTGACGTATTGTTCAATCTGGAAACCGGGGCGCCGGGCCCGTTCTGGACCGACGCCGCCATTGCCCTGTTCGATGCAGAGCCGGACCTTGCCCGCCGCCTGACGACAGACGGTGTCCTTGCCGGCCATGTCCGCGGCGACGCATCGGCCATGGAGATCGCCCTCGACGCCCGTCTCGCCGAGGTCTCCGCTTCCCTTCGGGGGCTGATCTCCGATCCGCTGGCGCTGAAACTGTCACCGACAGACGTCGCCGAGGGTTCGTCGCCGACATCGTTCGACCTTTCGCTGCGTGCCGACCATCAGGACTACGCGGCTCTGCTGCGTTTGCTGGGACAAGACGGAGCAGCGGAGTTCATTGCCGACGGGCGGGAGGCTGTTGTGTATGCCGATGTGATCGGCACGCCCCACGAAGTCGAGATTGCCGACATTCAGGCCGATCTGGCGGGCTTGGCGGTCAATGGCGACGGTCGCCTGTCGATCGCATCAGGCCAGGCGCCGCAAATCGAAATCGCGCTGGCGACATCCGACATCGACGCCGACATCTATCTGCCGATCATTGCCGCCGTCACCCGACGCACAGTCGATGGTAGAAATCTCCCCTGGTCGGCGACCGTCGAAATCGAATCCAGCCGCTGGGCATCGGAAGCCGCCGATATTTCGGTTACGGCTCCGGCCGCGCGTCTGGAATTCGCACAAGGGGCGGTGACCGTCGACCGGTTGACCGGCTCGGTCTTCGGCGGTGACCTTTCGCTGGCCGCTGGCATCGGCCCGAGTGGGGCGACAGCCGAGGGCGCCCCGGAAGACGCTCGACAGGCTTGGATGGAGGGATCGCTGACCGGAATATCCGTCGGATCGGCGCTACGCCCCCTCCTGGGCGTGAGAGCGCTTGAGGGCGAGGCAGATCTCGCGCTCTCGGTCCACGGCAACCGGGACGGCCAGAGCCGCCAGAGCTTCAGCCCCGAAAGTTTCGACGGTTCCGCGACGGTCAGATGGCGCGACGGTGGTATCAGGGGCATGAACATCGCGGCAATCGATGCCGCATTGGCCGACCGGGTCGGGCCGGTTGCCTTTCTCGAACGCCTCCAGAGCGCGACCGACCGAGGGAGCACGTCATTCGAGGATGCCACCCTGACCATCGGCATGACCAATGGCGTTCTGACATTCGACGATGTAGAACTTGAGTCGCCAGCAGCCCACGCAACCATGCGAGGAACATTCGACCTGTCGCGCTGGCATCTCGACCTGACGACTGATTTCGTATTTTCCGATCGACCCGGTGCCCCACCGCTTTCGATCCGGATCGCCGGGTCGCCGGAATCGCCAACCCGGCAGTTGCAGACCGGCGCGCTCCAGGCGTTTGTCGCGCAGCAGACAGCCGACGCAATCGGGCGCAGCATCAATCCCTGA